The Cyclopterus lumpus isolate fCycLum1 chromosome 1, fCycLum1.pri, whole genome shotgun sequence sequence TTCGCTGCTCGCAGACTGGGCGGTGATGAGTACCCATGGCGAATGGCAGGGGGAACGGGGCCGGGTTGACGATTTGGTGGTCGTGGGCAGTAAGGGGGTGGGTCATCGTGAGGGTGGTTTTGGATGGTGGGGGGAGTATGGAGCCGTGTCAGGAGACAGCAGGGGTGCGTGGGCACATGCCACgcatgggtgggggggggggtcagggaaCAAAAGGTCAACGGGCAGAGGTCACAGGAGAAGGGAGGGGCCAGGAACAGTGTAAGAGGGATCCAAGATGACACGACCACCCCCCAAACCACAACGCAACCAATCGCAGGATGCAGGGAACGGGGTCAAATGAAGAATTGAAAGAAAACAAGGTGAAAATTAACAGCAGTGAACACTATGAATCAGATTACAGGAGAGCGCAATAAGAAAGAggattacaacaaaaaaagggataaacaaactaaaaaaaggaaaaacagacaAGCTACAGCAGAGGGAAAACCAGCTTATGCTActcagaaaagaaaatacacacagaaagtatttaggagagcaacaaaataaacattatttcacACAGCAGGTACATAGTGAAGCCAAGGACTCGTACAGGAGAAGTAAAGTAGTAGGGATGGACTCAGCACAGGCCTGACTCAATGGAAGTTAAAACGGAAGAAAAATCATCCAACTGAAAATTAAATGTTGGGATAAACCTGAGGGTTGGAGCACAGCAAGTCTGGACTAAATACACTAAGGAAGCCAATGAAGGACAAGACTTTAATCTACTAATTTGTAATAGATTTAAAAAGGTGATCAAGGCTTTTGGAAAAATCAAATTGAACCTCAAAGTTTCCCATAACCTTATCTTATAAAGGATGTTAGAGAAGAGAGCAGTGCTAGAtattaaattattcatataaaatCAGACATGCAGCCCTCCAACCCAACAGTGGGCTATGAGCAGCACAAGGACGGCTCACTGGATGAATGATGACACAATATGGAACATTGAAAGTGGGTTTTATATGGAAGATCATTAGGAACTGATGTTAGCAGAGGCGCTATATATCGCTATGAAAAGCTGTAACGGAGATTGTGCTTGATTGCAATGAGAGCAAGGGTGTTGGGagtttttacatttgtgttatgAATAGGTATGGGCGACCTAACCAGAAATGAGGGGacttgggggggaaaaaagatatAATTGCACAACAGAGAAGGGATTTAATAAAAGGCTGCAATCTCTGGGCCAAAAAATGCTAATATAAATGGGAAAGCAGTGTAATCGATTTGTTCAGGGAACGGCCCATCCAGAGTGTGTGGTCCcacattacattattttgggtcatcataatataatatctcCGTGGAAATATTAGATGAACGAGGAGACTTAATTTTTTGTATGAAAAAGACGTGAATACAGAGTCGTGTGTGTTTATCAGAGCTGATGTTTGTAGAGACAACAGGGGGAAATGGCTAAATCTCTTTGTTGTCCTCTTCAGTTGGCAGCAAACCTGTGCATCACAGCACACATCTGAGTCTCAGCTGGTTAAACTTCCAAACAGAAGTTCAGTCCTTCTCTCTGCGGTCACCTACACTGAGTTTCTTTGGACGCAGCTTATCGGGACGATAATGACACGGACAACAAACATTCACACCATGTACAGATGAGAATGACGCCTTGCTGAGAAAAGCTTCCTTACACCTCTGTGAGAaagtgtgtatttttctttgtgtacTTGTACAGTTTGTATTTACAATGGTCATAAACAACAGTCAGATGGTGAGATGTGAcagcaagagaaagaaaaccagaTAGTTCTTTCCCAACGCTCAGTATGTACTTTGGTATGCTACAGGTGGTGGACCCAGTAACACAAACATCTGGATAATATAATGTAATCCACTACAACAACACAAACCCAACAGCTTCCATTACTACCACAGGGAGGAATGAAAAACATCTCTGGGTGCCAACAAAAATGTCCAATCAACCGTCGGGCTATTGCCTCAGACTGCATTATATTATACAGGTGTTTGTGCTATTTTGTCCACCCCACGTATGCAATTAAAATGAGCAGAAGTGAGTTTCAAAACATAAAAACTAATTACGGTGGgaatttcaaaatgtaaatgcatgaacgataaataaaacaaactaatgATCGCCATTGCAACCTGAGAGGAGTCACTGCAACCATCACGCCACAGTACCAGTCATGCTGAGTCACCTGTTGCTTTGGAAAGCCCAACCCTCTCACACAACAATGGCCACATGGGCTGTGAGTGGGGCTGCTGGTCTGGATGTCAGCCCTTGCAGCGGTCATTGTGTCTGCGTGTGCTTTACCTCTTGGGCCTTTCATTGAGGCTGGTGCTTCGAGCACGAAAGGAACTTTGCTCATGACCGTCATCGAATGGCAGCAGGGCGTTGGAGCGCAAACCCTGAACACAGACAACATGGTCAATTAAATGTAGTTTAAGTTAATTAAAAGGATAGCTACAACGCCAAATAGTGTCGGAGGATTAAAAGATAAGACTCATTAAATTTGACCAGATTCACTGTTATGGTTTAACGTCACAGGTCTGCAGTTTGTTTTAGGAggctttaaaggaacagtttgacattttgtaaaagCACTTAGTCGTGTTCTTGCCAAGAGTTTGATTAAGTTAAATGAAGCTGTTGATTAATTTCCACGTATGATTTATACTCTTGTACTTTTCTtagtattgtgttttttctcattGGTCTCTCTGTATttacatgtgtatttgtatatacatCAGATGTTATATTTCAAAATAGAATCTGCAAGCCAATAAAAGGTAAgtagggaagaaaaaaaaaaaacagcacagacCTTTGTGATGTACTGAACAAAGTCCTTGCGGAAGGGGAGTCTGCAGCGTATGAACCACATGGCGATCACATGATGGGCCAAAGACACAATGTACTGGTTGAACCTGATGGAAAtggaagaaacaaaaacaggtcagagtgtgtctgtgcattTGAGAATACACATGGTTGTGTGTATGCGAGCACTTACTTGGAAGGGTTAGTGTAGGGGAGAGAGATGGCAAACACGCTGACGTACTGCTCAGCCACAAAGTTGGCATACAGATGGGGAAGGCGTACCAGAGCTGTGAAACGGCAGAGAAGAACAAATGCATCGACCAAACACCTTCAACATCCAACAAGGAAACGTTTAAGAAAAACACTGAAGAAGTTTTCAGAAATTCTTTTGGTGCTCACTGGAGAGGAACTCGAGCATAGGAGATGCCATGGCAACAGTTGCAGAGATGTGGGTGAGCTTGACGATAAGAGCGGGGAGGAGCTTGATCATGATGTCAGGCATCTCCACAGTGCACATTGTAAGAGCCACCACGCACTGCTTGGCACAGCGGTAAATGAGGCCGGTCTCGAGGCACTGAACCAGTTCTCTCTGTAGAGGGGAAAGGAAATTTACTAATGTCATTCAAGCATGGAAATAactgtgtgcgcgcgcacgtgtgtgtgtgtgtgtgtgctgggattACCACACCAGCCAGAATGGGATGCTGTGGATCTTCTGGCAGTCAGTAAACCAACATTCAAGCTTAAGAATATCCTAGAAACCTGTTGGGGAAGTTGACTGTCACTTTACTCGGACCATCGTTTGTACCTGTCTCAACTGCTCCAGGTAGTTATGGTAGGAGGTGATCGCTGTGAGGACAGGAACCACCGCCAACTGTACGTCAGTGCGAGAAAATCCCTCTGGAGTCTTCTTCAGACGCTCCGTGATCAGTCGATCTGTCACCTACAAGCAAACAGACAGAACATTCGCAACTTAAAGCATTGTGACATTTGGTCATGTGTACGCAAAACAAATTCACATGTGTACAGACTTGCAAGTATAGATTGCATGCGTCTATATTTGCTCTACCATGCAGCAGAGTGTAGAACAGAGCTGGTCCAAGCTGCAAGGGGATGTGAGCAGGAGCACTTTGTACTGCAGTGCCCAAGGCAGTTTGTCGAGAACCAGCTTCAGCACCTTCCAATCGGTCTCCTACAAGAGAAGAATGTACCATATCTAATGTCTTTAAAACAGCAAAGTAATTAGCTACAAAAGGGAAATACACCTCAGTGCAATAGCAATACTATAAGAAATAGCAGACACAATTGTGCATGTTACTTATCTATGAGTTGAATACAATAATGTTGTGTGTACCATCTTGAGGCACTGCAGGAGCACACTGAAGGCCGGTGCGTAGGGCAGGTAGGCCGAGCGTATGAAGCCCATTAAAGCAGGAGGAGCAGTGGGGGGAGCAGGGCTGCCAGCAGGAGGAGACGTTGAACCTGCAGGCTTCTTTTCACTCACACGCTTCTCTGGCTCCCTGAAACAACAAAGGGCACAATTAACTTATAACAATAGTTCAAATCTAGTTGACTGGATTATAATGAGCCAAACTGATGCAGGTCAGAGCTGTGGTAAATGTGGCACGTATGCCTCCTCACCCTGTGTCACAGTAGCAGTAAGGGCTGAACCTTATGGCTCTGTCTTTGTTGGGGACTCCGAGGCGGTGAAGAGAGTCTGCTCGCATCATCAGGAAGAAGTCAAACACCTGAAGGAGAGAATCAAAAAGGTAAAGGACCAAAACGTTGCATGTACGTTACAAATGGAGTAAGAGATACAGAAATAtgcagatcccccccccccctcccccttaccTGTAGTCTAATACTGGAAGCGATAGCTGAATAGTACTTATTCTTGTAGTGAAGCTGCAGGTGGCCGATAAGCAACTCATACACTCGACTGGCATGGCCGGCTGGTAGGCTGTAAAGCTTGCTCTGCCAGGAGAGAAagaccttattaactctgcttcctccccggagtctttgtgacttcacatctcataagtccagggtccattggacctggcggtgtctgatgcctggtgagcctgtctcgcgttggccctgctgattgccccgccccccctcctctcatacattgtcatattcatgtaatgtgtttatgtaactttgtaatgctgttcattctgtacacatgacatctattgcttctgtccatccggggagagggatcctcctctgttgctctcctgaaggtttcttcctttttttccctgcgaaaggttattttttgggggagtttttcctgatccgatgtgaggtcctgggacagggatgttgtatgtgtacagattgtaaagccctctgaggcaaatttgtaatttgtgatattgggctatacaaaataaactgaattgaaactgaattgaattgaaaaagagatgaagatcgattacatttctatatttattCTCGGCTATGTTTAAAACTATTACTGATATAAAAGAAAACTTAAACATTTTTCAGGCATCTAAAAATTCTACCAAAAACTGTTTATTTCTGCTtcaagccatttaaaaaaaaaaagtaagaacaaTATTGCATATTCAAATTTTAGATCCTTTGAAattctatctttttttaaataacttctTAACATCAATCTTAATGTCACTTTTGTCAACTCCAGCCCTTGTGTGTACCTGTAGGATTTCCAGCAGGCCCAGTATAGCAGTCCTGACGTCCTCCATAGGAGACTCTGCTGTGGGGTCTCTCTCAGAAACCTCCAGGGGCCCCGAACACAGCAGAGAGCGACTTGCCACctacacagacaaaaaaacactgaaattaCCTCATCGAGCCAGAATTTACATAATGAAATGACCTCATCTGGGTTAAAGTGAGACatgaacatttatttgtgtgtatgtaggtgtgtatgtgtgtgtctacccGCTCAATGATGTCCAGCAGGCTGGTGAAGTGGTGCGTGTTACAGCCCTCAGCGAGGTCCACCAGGAGCTGGGTGGCCTGTTTTCGGACAGCAAGGTCCCGGTCTTCAGCTATCCCACTGAGCTGGGGAGTCACCACCATTTCAATCAATTCATCctgaaacaaagaagaaaataagttgtttttttccttgtgGAATTTGGATGACCTGTACATCTGAGAAAACAAAGATCAACAGCAAAACTGTTAAACCGATATGTTACAGAGATACAATAATAATGACAGTGGCAGTAGACTTGATCGTTAGTAAGGATGCAAATATGCATGTGTGCGACCGTACAGACCTCGTAAAGCTGTCGGTTGGTACTGAGAACAAAGGATAggatgtgaagcactttgatcCTTATCACGCTGCGAGTCTCGTTCCTTTCAGAGAGAAATAGAAGATAACAGCAAAGATTACAGCACAGCAGAGATGGGACTATACGGGGGTCAGGGGGATGAGTAACAGAAAGGGACATACATAAAATACCAAAAGCTCGTCAGAGAGACTTTGGATATCAGCACCATCATCCTACCTAAAGAATTTCTCCATGAGGCGGTGAAGGCTCTGAATCCAGCCGTCCTTGGCTGGCTGGATGGACTGAGCCCTGTATGAGATGAGGGTCAGCACTGATGCATCCTGTCACACAAGATTAAGATTAGAAAAGTAGCAGCAGTAGGTTAGAGGACCGAATGAGAACACAGGGTGACACAGTGATGGACATTTAAAAGCACTAACGGGTCTCTTGTCGGCACATTTCTCCACCAGACTGAAGAACTTCTCTGTTGAGCCGTGGTAACCGTTCTGCTCGTACAGCTCCTCCACTGTGGTCAGCAGCTCATACACAATGGCCTTCAACTCCGCACTGCCTATTGTCTGTGACGACAGATGTGACGGGCCACTGGGTCAGAAAACATCTggtattttaatgtgtgtgtgtgtgtgtgtgtgtgtgtacctggatcTGCTGCAGCAGTCTCTCCATGATTCCCAGCAGGATGTCCCAGGTGACCACCTGCAGCTCTTTGCCGTACTTCTTGATCAGTCTGGTGATGGAGAGGACGATTTCATAGGACACCACCTCATTGGCACACGACATGGCCTGAGTGGCAGAGGTCAGACGGCAAAAGTTATCACAACTGTTTTTTTACACTTAGTATCAAGTACAGTTTCAGTCACAACCCACTGATACCTCACCCCTCCATTTCCAAGCTTGTAGAGGAACATACTGTGGCCTTCAGGTGCTTTCGCACCACCAAAATGAATGTAGAAACATGACGAAGAGGACATGCTTACTCTAAAGTGTTCATTCTAAGTTAGCGAAAACACATTGACTCTTAGATGCAGGAGATTATACACTAAGGAAAATAtggttatgaatattatattatattatatttcttccAGTAGATCCCCCTAAATCCCACACATTGTTCCTTTTATTATCTTTTGGTTTGGACAAAACGAGACATTAAGAGTCACCTTTATTAAATTGTGATTTTCTTCTACTATGTGACATTTTGTAgactaaatgattaattattttttttaaactatgcCATCCTAAGTATGCATTAGTTTTGTTTCCATATAATTTAAGCCATGAAATCCTTTTGGCCAAGACATTAACGTTTCCTATGAGCACATGCCTACTAGGAATGAATGCATGTACTGGATGCGTTTTACCTTGTAGAAAGATGGGAGAACAAGAGTCGGAGTGTTTTTAAGGGCGTTGAGTCTGTGTGCGCCCCACAGTGCCATCCCAACAAAGAATACAGCTCCTCTCAGCAATGGTGCATCCTCCATGTACACTCTGGTGGATGTTGCAGGTAGTTAGACAGATGCACATAACAGGAGAACCATACCCCCATTACAGCGATATATGATGCACCACAAGCTCAGCATTATTCTTGAACTGTTTAGTACCTCTCCTCCATTATGCGGCACATGGTGTAAATGGCACTGTGGCCGAGATGAGTCCCCAGCACCTTCCTCATCAACTGCAGAAGCCCAGAGCAGCACAACAAACAAGATCGGAGGAGGCGGTTATGAATAATGTTCTTTTGCATCAAACCTTTCAGACAAAAGAaggtgtgggtgagtgtgtacCTTCCAACAGGATTCACAAAACTCCTTGACGTTGACAGTACGACAGAGTGtgatgatgaagacagtgagaGAGTCTGAGGGCAGGCAGTTGTAACACACCACTGCATCCAGTACTTGTAGTGCCAcctggatcacacacacacacacacacacacacacacacacgagaagtGCATATGGCAGCAGATCAGAGCATACACAAAGGCCTGCAGTCCAACCTAAGCTAAGACTAGTGCGTTCATTATTTTTACAGAGTGCTTTGAAGAAACAATTCAAAGTCAAAACAACTCTAAGGTTCATACATTCAGCAGAAGGGCAGGTTTCATTAGATTGGCAGTGTTATTTCTGCAGGTAATAAGTATTAATGATTAGATCATTCTTGTTGCTTGTGATACTGTAGTGAAAGTTCCTGTTTTCCAACCACATGGTTAAATGTTTAAGGAATTCCATCTTGCATGAATGCAATCAGCACTAAGAATTTGTCGTGCTGGCAACAATTATAAACACGGTATGACCTCAAGACGTCTGAGCTGTCACTGTTCTCCAATCATGACAATGTTGCACTCAGCATGTTTCAAAAGCTGTAGGAAACATTACTATGGCTGACAATTGAAAACATGttaaactcctttttttttttgttagtaCTTATAGTTACTTCAGTTTAACTTcagagtaaaacaaaacaaatacccACCTCAATGTCTGTTGAAGATGTTGTTCTATTGCACAGGAGACAGATGTTCCTTCAGAGAGCACAACAGAAGCAAAAACATGCATGTTAATAACATTTTctggaaaaaactaaaacagaagtgtgtatgtctgtctgcatcTGGCTTACTGGACCATGATGGAGACATTTTGGTCCAGGTAGCAGCTGTTGAACTTCACTAGATTTACGAGAACGTGGAGAAAGTCAGAGGTGAGACCTATGTCCATCCACAGGAGGACAAAGCgcgctggaggagaggaaataacAGAGCGAGAAGAGAAAGAATAAGATGTGTAAAAGACTGGTCATGCCTTTTCAAGTAACAATTCCACGCATTAATACAACAGTTGTTCATATTAGCGTGAACAAATACAACTAACTAACCCAACCTAATACCATCTTTTTCTGTTGCTTTTACCTATGTCCTCTTCCAGGTAAGTGATGTCTTTCCCATTCTCGGTTAAGGCCTTGAAGACTTCCAGCCTATCAGAAAGGTCCTCATTGCACGGTTGGTAGTCTCTGATCACGTTGAAAAAGTAGGCTCTCAGAGGCCCGAGGCGCTCCCCCTTCAAATAAACAATGAGCATGCCTTTGTGAAATGACAAGAACTATaatcacattttgtatttgcttGTGTGCATATTGTGTCTCTATACCTGTCCGTGTATAATGGCCCTCAGCAATTGCAGGACAGCATGTCTGGCCTCAGGTGGCTGCTCTGGAGTCAGCATGTCCTCTACAGCTTTCCATAAGGCCTCCACCGCATGCTAAAATAACACataagtacacacacagattttgTACAAACACAGAAGGGAACACATACcgctgtaaaaagaaaaaaacaactgtagCAGACTCACTTCCTCAAATTTTTTGGTTTTGGCAAGATCACAGACGTGGTTCATCATGCGAACACGGTTGCTCAGACCGCAGTCCGGGTGGAGCTCCTGAAAAGCATCAAGGGGAGGAAGAAAGGCCATGACACGAAGCAAAACAGGATGGGAACAGAAGCATGGAGAGTTTGAGTGAGCAAGAACATGCAGAGGCTCATCTCTTCGACACACCTTGATGATGTCAGTTGTTATGATGAACTCTGATGGTCGGGTTTCACTCTGTTTGCTCGGTGGCCGCGGTGGTCCCAACCCAAAGATCCCCTTCACCTTGTCCTTCAGACTCTCCTTGCTTGGTTGTTTATTCATGGCCCAACCTGGAGGCTTGACAGTCTACACAGGCTAGGACTGACCTGGAGAAAAAGCAACGTGCATTTAGGAAACCTTGCGTCACAGTTAGCTTGGATTACTGCAAAGCAATACCCAATAGGGTGGATAAAGCACTTAGAGCTAATTACAAACACGCTCTTAACAGTTCTCATAGGAACTATTTCTTCGATGAAAAGTATTCCCATTAGAAACTGTTCAAAGTAAAGTATGTATGATTAACCACAGTAACTGAGAAGCTGTTCATGTATTACTATGTTTAAGTTGTTTTAATgagtgtattttattgtatgtatggtctgtttttatttagtcGGCTATGGACCTTATCTTTGTGTCCTTAAGCATGGTATTATTATCCATTATGAAATATCTAAAATCAACTTTCATTGTCATCCTTATTCGAACACACAATGTAGTGAAATGTtgtctctgcatttaacccatcccaGCATTAGGAGCACGGAGCAGCTACTATACAGAGCTCGGGGAGCAGtttgggggttcagtgccttgctcaagtgCCCATAGGGAGTGACCAGGGGTTGAAGTGGCATGTAAAGTCCACTCTCCGTACAAGTGTGAGCCTCCAGTCCCC is a genomic window containing:
- the tsc2 gene encoding tuberin isoform X3 — encoded protein: MNKQPSKESLKDKVKGIFGLGPPRPPSKQSETRPSEFIITTDIIKELHPDCGLSNRVRMMNHVCDLAKTKKFEEHAVEALWKAVEDMLTPEQPPEARHAVLQLLRAIIHGQGERLGPLRAYFFNVIRDYQPCNEDLSDRLEVFKALTENGKDITYLEEDIARFVLLWMDIGLTSDFLHVLVNLVKFNSCYLDQNVSIMVQNICLLCNRTTSSTDIEVALQVLDAVVCYNCLPSDSLTVFIITLCRTVNVKEFCESCWKLMRKVLGTHLGHSAIYTMCRIMEERVYMEDAPLLRGAVFFVGMALWGAHRLNALKNTPTLVLPSFYKAMSCANEVVSYEIVLSITRLIKKYGKELQVVTWDILLGIMERLLQQIQTIGSAELKAIVYELLTTVEELYEQNGYHGSTEKFFSLVEKCADKRPDASVLTLISYRAQSIQPAKDGWIQSLHRLMEKFFRNETRSVIRIKVLHILSFVLSTNRQLYEDELIEMVVTPQLSGIAEDRDLAVRKQATQLLVDLAEGCNTHHFTSLLDIIERVASRSLLCSGPLEVSERDPTAESPMEDVRTAILGLLEILQSKLYSLPAGHASRVYELLIGHLQLHYKNKYYSAIASSIRLQVFDFFLMMRADSLHRLGVPNKDRAIRFSPYCYCDTGEPEKRVSEKKPAGSTSPPAGSPAPPTAPPALMGFIRSAYLPYAPAFSVLLQCLKMETDWKVLKLVLDKLPWALQYKVLLLTSPCSLDQLCSTLCCMVTDRLITERLKKTPEGFSRTDVQLAVVPVLTAITSYHNYLEQLRQRELVQCLETGLIYRCAKQCVVALTMCTVEMPDIMIKLLPALIVKLTHISATVAMASPMLEFLSTLVRLPHLYANFVAEQYVSVFAISLPYTNPSKFNQYIVSLAHHVIAMWFIRCRLPFRKDFVQYITKGLRSNALLPFDDGHEQSSFRARSTSLNERPKRMHTSTTTCSLGSADENAVTQADEGLKTVHLELTETCLDMMARYVFSNFSALPKRSPIAEFLLAGGRSMTWLVGNKLVTITTGGGVRTQALLGLDIAERLGGGGEMTRSDPSLHTRITKEAPAKLESQSSQQHNRATRIRVRSMSGGHALRAGPAQSLSPLVSPSEGELAAPLSPPSVPTLDALGPPSSTSAAPSAPPPLKDNPSLAEFIPMLTQGWAEIFIRRPSGNTSWLMCLENPPSPFSSELGNMPLQELSTVLMAMEGVKEPPTQTASAPASSAAPAPAQVSEPLTQTHSSVGGKANLIQRSNTEGSSLWSLGLGSAPPGLPVPGRLHRSISWADSVVVPEEGSGVTTAHTPSDWLESEEFEPMPSDPIFMSADKFTKTPPPGMLSRSSSTSSQDDEKSTLEEVSEGAIPIDQPILGPSTPGSQGPELPFQTHTQSQGHGLNKSSSSPELQTLPEAFSKATIESETVPGDASWPRAPSDAKPQPQQPQIEREKSEGSTGGDVIGLGSQSQGSEGPGVVSSQSGGARMRLEFPAAVAQPGPISPSGGHRPRGHTISVSAPSSRRERRTERDSYHSRPGPSYTEKISGLSPSFVFLQLYHSPFFGNEANKPLLLPKTQVIDRAVKVLDQMPPYDTHKIGVVFVGAGQVSNEVAILSNEYGSNRYAAFLTGLGKLIHLKDCDPDQIFLGGLDQYGDDGEFTYCWHDDIMQAIFHIATLMPNKESDKGCCNKKRHIGNDFVMVVYNDSGEEYKLGTIKGQFNFVEVIIKPLDYECNLVTLQGRKDLEALVDTTVAKIVSDRNLPLLVRQMALHANMASLVHQYRANPSDAYASKWLARLRHIKRIRTRAQEDIQSRSTPGISLTQGHTQQNKSFQQSTSTQSQEASGQRKRLVSTVDDFTDFV
- the tsc2 gene encoding tuberin isoform X4; amino-acid sequence: MNKQPSKESLKDKVKGIFGLGPPRPPSKQSETRPSEFIITTDIIKELHPDCGLSNRVRMMNHVCDLAKTKKFEEHAVEALWKAVEDMLTPEQPPEARHAVLQLLRAIIHGQGERLGPLRAYFFNVIRDYQPCNEDLSDRLEVFKALTENGKDITYLEEDIARFVLLWMDIGLTSDFLHVLVNLVKFNSCYLDQNVSIMVQNICLLCNRTTSSTDIEVALQVLDAVVCYNCLPSDSLTVFIITLCRTVNVKEFCESCWKLMRKVLGTHLGHSAIYTMCRIMEERVYMEDAPLLRGAVFFVGMALWGAHRLNALKNTPTLVLPSFYKAMSCANEVVSYEIVLSITRLIKKYGKELQVVTWDILLGIMERLLQQIQTIGSAELKAIVYELLTTVEELYEQNGYHGSTEKFFSLVEKCADKRPDASVLTLISYRAQSIQPAKDGWIQSLHRLMEKFFRNETRSVIRIKVLHILSFVLSTNRQLYEDELIEMVVTPQLSGIAEDRDLAVRKQATQLLVDLAEGCNTHHFTSLLDIIERVASRSLLCSGPLEVSERDPTAESPMEDVRTAILGLLEILQSKLYSLPAGHASRVYELLIGHLQLHYKNKYYSAIASSIRLQVFDFFLMMRADSLHRLGVPNKDRAIRFSPYCYCDTGEPEKRVSEKKPAGSTSPPAGSPAPPTAPPALMGFIRSAYLPYAPAFSVLLQCLKMETDWKVLKLVLDKLPWALQYKVLLLTSPCSLDQLCSTLCCMVTDRLITERLKKTPEGFSRTDVQLAVVPVLTAITSYHNYLEQLRQRELVQCLETGLIYRCAKQCVVALTMCTVEMPDIMIKLLPALIVKLTHISATVAMASPMLEFLSTLVRLPHLYANFVAEQYVSVFAISLPYTNPSKFNQYIVSLAHHVIAMWFIRCRLPFRKDFVQYITKGLRSNALLPFDDGHEQSSFRARSTSLNERPKRMHTSTTTCSLGSADENAVTQADEGLKTVHLELTETCLDMMARYVFSNFSALPKRSPIAEFLLAGGRSMTWLVGNKLVTITTGGGVRTQALLGLDIAERLGGGGEMTRSDPSLHTRITKEAPAKLESQSSQQHNRATRIRVRSMSGGHALRAGPAQSLSPLVSPSEGELAAPLSPPSVPTLDALGPPSSTSAAPSAPPPLKDNPSLAEFIPMLTQGWAEIFIRRPSGNTSWLMCLENPPSPFSSELGNMPLQELSTVLMAMEGVKEPPTQTASAPASSAAPAPAQVSEPLTQTHSSVGGKANLIQRSNTDSVVVPEEGSGVTTAHTPSDWLESEEFEPMPSDPIFMSADKFTKTPPPGMLSRSSSTSSQDDEKSTLEEVSEGAIPIDQPILGPSTPGSQGPELPFQTHTQSQGHGLNKSSSSPELQTLPEAFSKATIESETVPGDASWPRAPSDAKPQPQQPQIEREKSEGSTGGDVIGLGSQSQGSEGPGVVSSQSGGARMRLEFPAAVAQPGPISPSGGHRPRGHTISVSAPSSRRERRTERDSYHSRPGPSYTEKISGLSPSFVFLQLYHSPFFGNEANKPLLLPKTQVIDRAVKVLDQMPPYDTHKIGVVFVGAGQVSNEVAILSNEYGSNRYAAFLTGLGKLIHLKDCDPDQIFLGGLDQYGDDGEFTYCWHDDIMQAIFHIATLMPNKESDKGCCNKKRHIGNDFVMVVYNDSGEEYKLGTIKGQFNFVEVIIKPLDYECNLVTLQGRKDLEALVDTTVAKIVSDRNLPLLVRQMALHANMASLVHQYRANPSDAYASKWLARLRHIKRIRTRAQEDIQSRSTPGISLTQGHTQQNKSFQQSTSTQSQEASGQRKRLVSTVDDFTDFV